DNA sequence from the Arthrobacter jinronghuae genome:
CATCCGCTATGACGAAGGCGCCAGCTTCAAACAGCTGTACCGCAACGTGGACATCCTGCTGATCGATGACATTCAGTTCCTGGCCAACAAGGACGCCACCCAGGAGGAGTTCTTCCACACGTTCAACGCCCTGCACAACCACAACAAGCAGGTGGTCATCACCTCGGACCTGCCGCCCAAGCAGCTTTCCGGTTTCGAGGAACGGATGCGGTCGCGGTTTGAATGGGGCCTGTTGACGGATGTGCAGCCGCCGGAGCTCGAAACCCGCATCGCGATTCTGCGGAAGAAGGCAATCGGGGACAGCCTCAGCGCTCCGGACGACGTCCTGGAATACATCGCGTCCAAGATTTCGACCAACATCCGGGAACTTGAAGGTGCACTGATCCGCGTAACCGCCTTCGCCAGCCTGAACCGGCAGCAGGTGGATGTCGGTCTGGCCGAGATTGTTCTGAAGGACCTGATTACCGACGACGGCGCCCAGGAAATTACAGCCGCGTCAATCCTCGGGCAGACTGCCGCCTACTTCCAGATCAGCCTCGAAGAACTCTGCAGCAAGTCCCGGACCCGCACCCTGGTCACCGCCCGGCAGATCGCCATGTACCTGTGCCGGGAACTGACGGACATGTCCCTGCCCAAGATCGGCCAGGAACTGGGCGGGCGGGATCACACGACGGTGATCCACGCGGACCGCAAGATCCGCGAACTGATGGCCGAACGGCGGGCTATCTACAACCAGGTGACTGAACTGACCAACAGGATCAAGCAGCAGCAGCGCGAGGCCTGAACACCGGCAAAAAAGAGCCCCGCAGGGGCTCGAAATTAACATTTGTGGACAAGGGTGTGGATAACCCGGTGGACAACCCCTGGTTACCCACGCTTCCCTGTGGATACGCGGAACCCTTAAAAAGTTTCCAACAGCCCCGAGCACGGCCGCTGCAGCGAGTCCACAGGTTATCAACAGGCTTAAACGGCCGGGACGCCCCGGTGTGAGGGGTTATCCACAGTATCCACAGGAGTTATTAACACTACGGATCTTAAGAAATTGGGTTCCACCAAATAACAACTAAGTCCCGGACACCTCGAACCACCCGAGACATCCAATGAAAAACTCATAGACCAGACTGTCGGCCAGCACCTGACCGTCGCCTCTCCAGTCCCGCTCCGGTGCAGTTCACCACCGGACAGGGCTAAGCTGTCACAGAGTATGGTTGTCATTCGCGTGTAAACCCGTACGGTCCGGTAGTTGGAGCTGAATGCCCGTCTATCCGCTCCTACCCGGACACGTCGGCGGATGCTTCCCGCGTTCCACCACCACATAGCTCACACGAGTTCAAGACAAGATCAGTTGTACTGAGAAGTACGTTGCGAAAGGCGGCACCCTTCAGTGAAGTTTCGAGTTGAGCGGGATGTCCTGGCCGAGGCCGTCACGTGGACAGCACGTTCCCTGTCTCCGCGCCCGCCGGTTCCGGTCCTTTCGGGGCTGCTTATCAAGGCTGAAAACGGTTCCCTGAGCATCGCCAGCTTCGATTACGAAATTTCCGCACGTCTCCAGATTCCGGCCGACATCAGCGAAGAAGGCACCATCCTGGTTTCCGGCCGCCTGCTGGCCGAGATCTGCCGCAGCCTTCCTTCGGCTCCGGTGGAAGTCGAAACCGACGGTTCGAAGGTCACGCTGACCTGCCGCAACAGCCGGTTCAACCTCGCGACCATGCCTGAAGCCGAATATCCGGAACTGCCGGCCCTGCCCGAGGTGAGCGGCGTCGTCGACGGCGATGCTTTCGCACAGGCCGTGTCGCAGGTCATCATTGCCGCCAGCCGGGATGACACCCTGCCCATCCTCACGGGTGTGCGGATGGAAATCGAAGATGATCTCATCACTTTCCTGGCCACCGACCGGTACCGTCTGGCGCTGCGGGAACTGTCCTGGAAACCGGCTACTCCGGGGATTTCCACCAGTGCACTCGTCAAAGCCAAGACCCTCAACGAGGTGGCCAAGACTCTCGGCGGCGCAGGGGACCTCAACATCGCCCTGTCCGATGACAGCGAACTTATCGGCTTTGAAAGCGGCGGCCGGCGCACCACCTCGCTGCTGGTAGACGGCGATTACCCCAAGATCCGCTCTCTTTTCCCCGAAAACACGCCTATCCACGCCACGGTGGAAACCTCTGCGCTGGTGGAAGCCGTACGTCGAGTTTCCCTCGTAGCCGAACGGAATACACCGGTCCGCCTGGCCTTCACCGATGGCCAGCTCTCCCTTGATGCCGGTACCGGCGAAGACGCCCAGGCATCTGAAGCACTGGAAGCGGCATTGGTAGGCGACGACATCACGGTCGCCTTCAACCCGCACTACCTGAGCGAAGGCCTGAGCGCGTTCCCGAGCAAATATGTCCGCTTCTCCTTCACGACGCCGCCCAAGCCGGCAGTGATTTCCGCCCAGGAAGAGCTCACCGGCGATGACCAGGCCGACTACCGCTACCTGCTGATGCCGGTACGTCTGCCGAACCAGTAGTTCGCCGCCCGCAGGCCCGGCTTACCGGTCATCATCCCGGCGACCCGTGGACGATGGCGTCGAAAAAAGGCGTAACAATGTCGATGTAACACAATTTGACAAAGGCCTGTTGAGCAGTGGGCAGCCCGCTGGCAGGAAACGGCCGGCGGCCCGACAGGCCCGACGGACAGGAGAGGATCAGAACCCATGTACGTTGACCACCTCTCCCTGACGGGCTACCGCAGTTATCCGCAGCTGGACATCCGGCTCGGACCCGGGGTCACCGTATTCGTCGGACCCAACGGCACGGGCAAAACCAACATTGTCGAGGCAATCGGCTATCTGGCCACGCTGTCTTCCCACCGGGTGAGCACGGATGGCCCTTTGGTGAACTTCGATGCCGAACAGGCACTGATCAGGGCCCGCCTGGTGCGGGGCTCCCAGGCCACCGGCGTCGAGCTGGAACTGAACCCCGGCCGCGGCAACCGGGCCCGGATCAACCGCGCCAATCCGGTCCGTGCCCGGGATATCCTGGGCCTGTGCCGGACGGTGCTCTTCGCGCCCGAGGACCTGGCACTGGTCAAGGGCGATCCCGGTAGCCGCCGTCGTTTTTTGGATGAATTGATCGTTTCCCTGGTGCCCCGCCATGCGGCAACCCGCTCGGACTACGACCGCGTGCTGAAGCAGCGGAACGCCCTGCTGAAATCTGCACGGGCCGCCGGCCGTGTCACCTCCGCGCACGAGGCAACCCTGGACGTCTGGGACCAGCACATGGCCGTAGCCGGCGCCCAGCTGGTGGCCGCCCGGCTCGAGGCGCTCCAACGCCTGCAGCCTCACCTGCAGGCGGCCTACCGAGACCTCACCGACGGCTCGAAGGCTGCCCGGGCGGTCTATCGGTCCACCCTGCAGGGAACCGTCAACGACGACGGCGCGGTGGAAGGTTCCCAGGATCCGGACGAGTTGTATTCCTTGACCGTGCCGGAACTCACCGAGCGGTTCCTGCAGGCATTCGCCGCCAACCGCAGGCGCGAGCTTGAACGCGGAATCTCCCTGGTGGGCCCGCACCGGGACGAACTGGAGCTGATCCTCGGACAGGCGCCCGCCAAGGGGTACGCCTCCCACGGGGAAACCTGGTCCTTCGCCCTGTCCCTTCGCCTGGGGTCCTACTACCTGCTGACCAGCGACGATTCCACCCCCGGTTCCGGGCCGATCCTGATCCTGGACGACGTGTTTGCGGAGTTGGATGTGCAGCGCCGGCAGCGGCTCGCCGGAATTGTGGCTGGAGCCGAGCAGGTACTGGTGACTGCGGCTGTTGGCGACGACATCCCGGAATCACTGGCAGGACGGGTCATTAACGTGATCCCGGGAGGCGTCAGTGTGCCCGTCTCCTGAGCCCGTGCTCCCCGGTGAGGAGCCCGAAGGCCGGCCCGACGCCGCCCGTGAGCAGCTCAACCGCATGCGCCAGGCCGCACAGGCCCGCGGAAACCAGCGCACCCCCGCAACCCGGCGCAAGACCGGCCGCAGCCGGCAGGCCCCCTTTATCCCCGGCGAGTATGTCGGGCGGGACCCGCAGGGCCTGGGCAATGTCTTCACCCGCTTCGTGAATGAACGCGGCTGGAACTCTCCCGTCGCCGTCGGATCGGTGATTTCCCGCTGGGAAGAGCTGGTGGGAAGCGAAGTCAGCGCGCACTGCAAACCGGAGTCCTTTCAGGACACCACGGTGCAGGTTCGGTGCGACTCGACGGCCTGGGCCACCCAGCTCCGGCTCCTGCGGGACACCCTGATTGCACGATTCGACGCTGAACTCGGTTCCGGCGTCGTCACCAAGATCGAGGTCATCGGCCCGGCGGCGCCGAACTGGCGCAAGGGACTTCGCAGCGTCAAAGGGCGGGGGCCCCGGGATACCTACGGGTAGGCCGGACCGCTCGGCATCCCGGTCGCCTGTACGGAAGGGACTGAAATCCCGCCCGTACAGGAGGCGGTTAGGGGCCGGAGAACCCCCTGGCTGGTATCCGCCCCTATCCGGTGCGCTCCGATTCGCTTCAAAGCGTCATTAGTGGCCTGTCAGGGGGTGTTTTGGACAGGTTTGTCCCCCGTGGCGCGGTAGAATTGAGAGTGGAGATGCCTGTCCGCTGGGGAGGCTTCAATTCTGACGAACACAAGAGGAGTCGACAGCACCTGTGGCTAACGACAATGAGATGGACAACTCAGAGGTAACACCAGAGGACCACGCCGCGCCGGAAAAGGCCACCCCCGTGGAATACGGCGCGAATGAAATCACGGTTCTGGAAGGCCTTGAAGCGGTCCGCAAGCGCCCGGGCATGTACATCGGTTCCACCGGCCCCCGCGGTCTGCACCACCTGGTGTATGAAGTGGTGGATAACTCCGTGGATGAGGCGCTGGCAGGCTACTGCGACCACATTGAAGTGGTTCTGCAGTCCGACGGCGGCGTGCGCGTCACTGACAACGGCCGCGGCATTCCCGTGGATCTTCATCCCACCGAAGGCATCCCCACCGTCCAGGTTGTTATGACCATCCTGCACGCCGGCGGCAAGTTCGGCGGCGGCGGTTATGCAGTGTCCGGCGGCCTCCACGGCGTTGGTATCTCCGTGGTCAACGCGCTCTCAGAGCGGGTGGAAACTGAAGTACGCCGGCAGGGTTTTGTCTGGCGGCAGAGCTTCGCGAACGGCGGAAACCCCGTCGGCGAGCTGCGCCAGGGCGAAGAAACCAGCGAGACCGGCACCACCCAGACGTTCTACCCGGATCCGGCGATCTTCGAGACCACCGAGTTCGACTTCGAGACCCTGCGTGCCCGCTTCCAGCAGATGGCTTTCCTGAACAAGGGCCTGCGCATCCGGCTCACTGATGAGCGCACGCTGGAAGAGGAAACCGAGGAGATCGCCGAAACCACTGACGTGGACGCGGCTCCGAAGCACCGCACGGTGGACTACCTCTACGCGGATGGACTGCTCGACTACGTCAAGTACCTGAACTCCGCGAAGAAGGTCGAAGTTGTCCACGATGACGTGATCGCCTTTGAAACCGAGGACTCGGACAAGAAGATGGCCGTGGAAATGGCCATGCAGTGGACCACTGCGTACTCCGAGAGCGTCCACACCTATGCCAACACGATCAACACGCATGAGGGCGGAACGCACGAAGAGGGCTTCCGTGCCGCCATGACGTCCTTGATCAACAGGTACGCCCGCGAGAAGAACATCATCAAGGAAAAGGATGACAACCTCACCGGCGATGACATCCGTGAAGGGCTGACCGCCGTCATTTCGGTCAAGCTCGCCGAACCGCAGTTCGAAGGCCAGACCAAGACCAAGCTGGGCAACTCCGAGGTCAAGGGGTTTGTCCAGCGGGTGGTCACCGACCAGCTCGGTGACTGGCTTGAACGCAACCCGGGCCCGGCCCGCGACGTGATCCGCAAGTCCATCCAGGCCTCCCAGGCCCGCCTCGCGGCCCGCAAGGCCCGCGAATCCACGCGCCGTAAGGGACTGCTGGAATCCGGCGGCATGCCCGGCAAGCTGAAGGACTGCTCCTCCAAGGATCCGTCGAAGTCGGAAATCTACATTGTGGAGGGCGACTCCGCAGGCGGTTCGGCAGTCCGCGGACGCAACCCCGAAACCCAGGCCATCCTGCCGCTGCGCGGCAAGATCCTGAACGTGGAACGTGCCCGCTTGGACCGGGCCCTCAGCAACGCCGAAGTCCAGGCCATGATCACCGCGTTCGGTGCCGGAATCGGCGAGGACTTCGATGTGGAGAAGGCCCGGTACCACAAGATCGTGCTGATGGCCGATGCCGACGTCGACGGCCAGCACATCACCACCCTGCTGCTGACGCTGCTTTTCCGCTACATGCGTCCGTTGATCGAAAACGGCTACGTGTACCTGGCCCAGCCGCCGCTGTACCGCATCAAATGGTCCAACCACGCCCACGACTACGTCTACAGCGACCGTGAGCGGGACGAAGTCATCACCCGGGGCCTGGCCAACAACCAGCGCCTGCCGAAGGACAACGGCATCCAGCGCTACAAGGGCCTGGGCGAGATGGACTACACCGAACTCTGGGACACCACCATGGACCCCGACCACCGCACGCTGCTGCAGGTCACCATGGATGACGCAGCGGCCGTGGACCAGGTCTTCTCGGTGCTGATGGGCGAAGACGTCGAGTCCCGCCGCAGCTTCATCCAGCAGAACGCCAAGGACGTGCGCTTCCTGGACATCTAGCGGATTCAGTGCCGGCGACTGGCTGCCGGAGAGCATGGACTTTAGCGACTTAGAAACGGAAGCAGAACTATGAGTGATGAGACTCCCGAGGTAACCGGGGACGAGACTCCCCTGGCCGGGACCGCACTGACAGACCGGGTTGAGCAGATCGACCTGCAGACCGAGATGCAGCGCTCCTACCTTGACTACGCCATGGCGGTCATTGTGGGACGCGCCCTTCCCGACGTGCGGGACGGCCTGAAGCCCGTGCACCGCCGCGTGCTCTACGCGATGTTCGACGGCGGCTACCGTCCGGACCGCTCCTTCAACAAGTGCGCCCGCGTGGTCGGCGAGGTCATGGGCCAGTACCACCCGCACGGCGACTCGGCGATCTACGACGCCCTGGTCCGCCTGATCCAGGATTGGACCATGCGCTACCCGCTGGCCCTGGGACAGGGCAACTTCGGTTCCCCGGGCAACGACGGCGCTGCGGCGCCCCGTTACACGGAAACCAAGATGGCTCCGCTGGCCATGGAAATGGTCCGGGACATTGACGAGGAAACCGTTGATTTCCAGGACAACTACGACGGCCGCAACCAGGAACCGACCATCCTGCCGTCCCGGTTCCCGAACCTCCTGGTCAACGGCTCCTCCGGCATTGCCGTGGGCATGGCCACCAACATCCCGCCGCACAACCTGCGGGAAGTTGTTGACGGGGTCCAGTGGTACCTGCAGAACCCGGACGCGCCCAATGATGAGCTGCTTGAAGAACTGATCCGCCGGGTCAAGGGTCCGGACTTCCCCACCGGCGCGCAGATCCTGGGGCACAAGGGCATCGAGGATGCCTACCGCACCGGCCGCGGCTCCATCACCATGCGTGCCGTGGTCAACGTCGAGGAACTCCAGGGCCGCACCTGCCTGGTGGTCACCGAGCTGCCCTACCAGGCCAACCCGGACAACCTGGCCGTCAAGATCGCTGAGCTGGTCAAGGACGGCAAGATCACCGGTATCGCCGACATGCGCGACGAAACCTCCGGCCGCACCGGCCAGCGCCTTGTGATCGTGCTCAAGCGCGACGCCGTCGCCAAGGTGGTCCTGAACAACCTGTACAAGCACACCCAGCTGCAGGACAACTTCGGTGCCAACATGCTGGCCATTGTGGACGGCGTCCCCCGCACCCTGAGCCTGGATGCCTTCATCCGGCACTGGGTTACCCACCAGCTCGAAGTCATTGTGCGCCGCACCCGGTACCGGCTGCGCAAGGCCGAGGAAGCCGCCCACATCCTGCGCGGCCTGCTCAAGGCGCTGGACGCACTCGACGAGGTCATTGCCTTGATCCGCCGTTCCTCCACCGTCGAGGACGCCCGGAACGGCCTGATGGGCCTGCTGGAAATCGACGAGATCCAGTCCCAGGCGATCCTGGACATGCAGCTGCGCCGCCTGGCTGCCCTGGAACGCCAGAAAATCCAGGACCAGCATGCCAAGCTCGAAGCGGAAATCGCCGAGTACAACGTCATCCTGGCCTCCGACGAGCGCCAGCGGCAGATTGTCAGCGAGGAACTGCAGGAAATTGCCGACAAGTACGGCGATGACCGGCGCACGCACATCCTCATGGGCTACGACGGCGATATGAGCATGGAAGACCTCATTCCCGAAGAGGAAATGGTGGTCACCATCACCCGCGGCGGCTACGTCAAGCGCACCCGCAGCGACAACTACCGTCAGCAGGCCCGCGGCGGCAAGGGCATCAAGGGCGCCCAGCTGCGCGGGGACGACGTCGTCGAGCACTTCTTCGTCACCACCACGCACCACTGGCTGCTGTTCTTCACCAATCTGGGCCGGGTCTACCGGGCCAAGGCCTACGAACTGACAGAAGCAGGCCGGGATGCCAAGGGCCAGCACGTGGCCAACCTTCTGGCTTTCCAGCCCGACGAGCACATCGCCCAGGTCCTGGCACTGCCGGACTACGACGCCGCTCCGTACCTGGTGCTCGCCACCAAGCGCGGACTCGTGAAGAAGACCCGGCTGGCGGACTATGACACCAACCGTTCCGCCGGCGTCATCGCCATCAACCTGCGGGACGGCGACGAACTGGTCTCGGCCCAGCTGGTTTCCGAAACGGATGACCTGATGCTGGTTTCCCGCATGGGCCAGTCGCTGCGCTTCACCGCCACCGACGATGCCCTGCGCCCCATGGGAAGGGCCACGTCCGGCGTTACGGGCATGAAGTTCCGGGAAGACGACGAACTGTTGGCGGCCGACGTCGTTACCGAGGACTCGTTTGTCTTCACGGTGACCGAAGGCGGCTATGCCAAGCGCACGAGCTCGGACGAATACCGTGTCCAGGGCCGCGGCGGCCTCGGCATCAAGGTCGGCAAACTCGCCGAGGAACGCGGCCATCTGGTCGGCGCCATGGTGGTCCAGGAAGAGGACGAAGTACTGGTGGTTATGCAGGGCGGCAAGGTAGTCCGCTCTTCCGTCACCGGCGTGCCGTCCAAGGGGCGCGACACGATGGGAGTTATCTTCGCCAAGCCGGACAAGAATGACCGGATCATCGCCGTTGCCCGCAATTCCGAGCGCGACCTGGCTATTGAAGAGGACGCTGAACCATCGGACGGAACTTCCGCAGCGGCCCTGGCAGCCGCCGGGGCGGCACCTGTGGCGCCCACAGGCGATGAAGTACCGTTGTCTACAAATGAAACGGCTGCGCCCGATGCACAGTCAGCACAAGATGGAGGTAGCGAGTGAGCTCGACCAACCCAAGCCCTAGGTCGTCCTCGGGCGGCGGGCCGCGGGTGAAAACCCCCGCCCGCCCTGCCCAGCGTCCTGGAGGGGGTCAGAGCACCTCGGGTAACCGCCAGCCGCTGGTGAAGCCCGCCCCCAAGGCCAAGGCCCGCAAGGCCCGGCTGCTGGTCAGCAAGATCGATCCCTGGTCCGTCCTGAAGATGGCCTTCCTTCTGTCCGTGGCGCTCGGCGTCGTCACCGTGGTGGCTGCCATTGTGCTGTGGACCGTGCTGGACCTGACCGGCATCTTTGACCGCGTCAACACGCTGCTGGGCGAGATTGCCGGCAGCGAG
Encoded proteins:
- the dnaA gene encoding chromosomal replication initiator protein DnaA; amino-acid sequence: MGTDEINDVGSSWRKVIRTLETDDRVTPRQRGFVVLAQAQGLIGTTLLVAVPNELTREVLQTQLKNILDEVLRGVFQADIQCAFVIDSDLTPVAEAEPEPEEQPAAPSPVPSGESGAPSPTPPSTSQEFGRLNPKYVFETFVIGSSNRFAHAAAVAVAEAPAKAYNPLFIYGDSGLGKTHLLHAIGHYARHLYTGIRVRYVNSEEFTNDFINSIRYDEGASFKQLYRNVDILLIDDIQFLANKDATQEEFFHTFNALHNHNKQVVITSDLPPKQLSGFEERMRSRFEWGLLTDVQPPELETRIAILRKKAIGDSLSAPDDVLEYIASKISTNIRELEGALIRVTAFASLNRQQVDVGLAEIVLKDLITDDGAQEITAASILGQTAAYFQISLEELCSKSRTRTLVTARQIAMYLCRELTDMSLPKIGQELGGRDHTTVIHADRKIRELMAERRAIYNQVTELTNRIKQQQREA
- the dnaN gene encoding DNA polymerase III subunit beta yields the protein MKFRVERDVLAEAVTWTARSLSPRPPVPVLSGLLIKAENGSLSIASFDYEISARLQIPADISEEGTILVSGRLLAEICRSLPSAPVEVETDGSKVTLTCRNSRFNLATMPEAEYPELPALPEVSGVVDGDAFAQAVSQVIIAASRDDTLPILTGVRMEIEDDLITFLATDRYRLALRELSWKPATPGISTSALVKAKTLNEVAKTLGGAGDLNIALSDDSELIGFESGGRRTTSLLVDGDYPKIRSLFPENTPIHATVETSALVEAVRRVSLVAERNTPVRLAFTDGQLSLDAGTGEDAQASEALEAALVGDDITVAFNPHYLSEGLSAFPSKYVRFSFTTPPKPAVISAQEELTGDDQADYRYLLMPVRLPNQ
- the recF gene encoding DNA replication/repair protein RecF (All proteins in this family for which functions are known are DNA-binding proteins that assist the filamentation of RecA onto DNA for the initiation of recombination or recombinational repair.), producing MYVDHLSLTGYRSYPQLDIRLGPGVTVFVGPNGTGKTNIVEAIGYLATLSSHRVSTDGPLVNFDAEQALIRARLVRGSQATGVELELNPGRGNRARINRANPVRARDILGLCRTVLFAPEDLALVKGDPGSRRRFLDELIVSLVPRHAATRSDYDRVLKQRNALLKSARAAGRVTSAHEATLDVWDQHMAVAGAQLVAARLEALQRLQPHLQAAYRDLTDGSKAARAVYRSTLQGTVNDDGAVEGSQDPDELYSLTVPELTERFLQAFAANRRRELERGISLVGPHRDELELILGQAPAKGYASHGETWSFALSLRLGSYYLLTSDDSTPGSGPILILDDVFAELDVQRRQRLAGIVAGAEQVLVTAAVGDDIPESLAGRVINVIPGGVSVPVS
- a CDS encoding DUF721 domain-containing protein; amino-acid sequence: MRQAAQARGNQRTPATRRKTGRSRQAPFIPGEYVGRDPQGLGNVFTRFVNERGWNSPVAVGSVISRWEELVGSEVSAHCKPESFQDTTVQVRCDSTAWATQLRLLRDTLIARFDAELGSGVVTKIEVIGPAAPNWRKGLRSVKGRGPRDTYG
- the gyrB gene encoding DNA topoisomerase (ATP-hydrolyzing) subunit B encodes the protein MANDNEMDNSEVTPEDHAAPEKATPVEYGANEITVLEGLEAVRKRPGMYIGSTGPRGLHHLVYEVVDNSVDEALAGYCDHIEVVLQSDGGVRVTDNGRGIPVDLHPTEGIPTVQVVMTILHAGGKFGGGGYAVSGGLHGVGISVVNALSERVETEVRRQGFVWRQSFANGGNPVGELRQGEETSETGTTQTFYPDPAIFETTEFDFETLRARFQQMAFLNKGLRIRLTDERTLEEETEEIAETTDVDAAPKHRTVDYLYADGLLDYVKYLNSAKKVEVVHDDVIAFETEDSDKKMAVEMAMQWTTAYSESVHTYANTINTHEGGTHEEGFRAAMTSLINRYAREKNIIKEKDDNLTGDDIREGLTAVISVKLAEPQFEGQTKTKLGNSEVKGFVQRVVTDQLGDWLERNPGPARDVIRKSIQASQARLAARKARESTRRKGLLESGGMPGKLKDCSSKDPSKSEIYIVEGDSAGGSAVRGRNPETQAILPLRGKILNVERARLDRALSNAEVQAMITAFGAGIGEDFDVEKARYHKIVLMADADVDGQHITTLLLTLLFRYMRPLIENGYVYLAQPPLYRIKWSNHAHDYVYSDRERDEVITRGLANNQRLPKDNGIQRYKGLGEMDYTELWDTTMDPDHRTLLQVTMDDAAAVDQVFSVLMGEDVESRRSFIQQNAKDVRFLDI
- the gyrA gene encoding DNA gyrase subunit A gives rise to the protein MSDETPEVTGDETPLAGTALTDRVEQIDLQTEMQRSYLDYAMAVIVGRALPDVRDGLKPVHRRVLYAMFDGGYRPDRSFNKCARVVGEVMGQYHPHGDSAIYDALVRLIQDWTMRYPLALGQGNFGSPGNDGAAAPRYTETKMAPLAMEMVRDIDEETVDFQDNYDGRNQEPTILPSRFPNLLVNGSSGIAVGMATNIPPHNLREVVDGVQWYLQNPDAPNDELLEELIRRVKGPDFPTGAQILGHKGIEDAYRTGRGSITMRAVVNVEELQGRTCLVVTELPYQANPDNLAVKIAELVKDGKITGIADMRDETSGRTGQRLVIVLKRDAVAKVVLNNLYKHTQLQDNFGANMLAIVDGVPRTLSLDAFIRHWVTHQLEVIVRRTRYRLRKAEEAAHILRGLLKALDALDEVIALIRRSSTVEDARNGLMGLLEIDEIQSQAILDMQLRRLAALERQKIQDQHAKLEAEIAEYNVILASDERQRQIVSEELQEIADKYGDDRRTHILMGYDGDMSMEDLIPEEEMVVTITRGGYVKRTRSDNYRQQARGGKGIKGAQLRGDDVVEHFFVTTTHHWLLFFTNLGRVYRAKAYELTEAGRDAKGQHVANLLAFQPDEHIAQVLALPDYDAAPYLVLATKRGLVKKTRLADYDTNRSAGVIAINLRDGDELVSAQLVSETDDLMLVSRMGQSLRFTATDDALRPMGRATSGVTGMKFREDDELLAADVVTEDSFVFTVTEGGYAKRTSSDEYRVQGRGGLGIKVGKLAEERGHLVGAMVVQEEDEVLVVMQGGKVVRSSVTGVPSKGRDTMGVIFAKPDKNDRIIAVARNSERDLAIEEDAEPSDGTSAAALAAAGAAPVAPTGDEVPLSTNETAAPDAQSAQDGGSE
- a CDS encoding DUF3566 domain-containing protein, with the translated sequence MSSTNPSPRSSSGGGPRVKTPARPAQRPGGGQSTSGNRQPLVKPAPKAKARKARLLVSKIDPWSVLKMAFLLSVALGVVTVVAAIVLWTVLDLTGIFDRVNTLLGEIAGSESGGFDLRDFASLGQVVSFATIIAVVNVLLLTALSMLAAVLYNIASTLVGGIGVTLTDD